GTGCTGAAGACCGCACTCGACTACTGCGGGTTCGACGAGTTCGAGGGGACGGTGGTCGGCCTGCTCGTGGTCTCCGGCGGTGGGTTCCCGACCCCCGCACTGGAACACCTCCGGTCGGTGTCGCGAGCACTCGATGCCTGGGTACTCCCGCGACAGGTCGCGATCCCCACGGCACACGACGCCTTCGAGGACGGATGCCTGACCGACGAGGCGCTCGCGGAACGGGTCGATGCGCTGGGAGCCGACCTCGTCGCGTACGCGGGTGTCGAATCGTACCCCGAAACCACGACTGCCTGCGCCGTTCCGACGGCTGATTGACCGTGTCCGCCGAAACCGAATCCAGACGTCACGAGATCGAGCGACGGAACGAATCGGCGTGTCCGGTCGTCGAGGCGATCGAGCAGGTCGGAACGCCCTGGCGGATGAACGTCGTCCACGCACTCGAGGGGGGAGAAAAGCGCTTCAACGACCTCAAGCGAGCCACCGGCGCGCGCTCGAAGACCCTCTCGGACGCGCTCGACGAACTGGTCGAGAACGACGTCGTCGTCCGACGCGTGGAGGAGGACGCCCCCGTCGCCGTCTACTACGCGCTCACGACGAAAGGCGAGGAGCTCCTCGACGCGCTGTCGGGGCTCGACGACTGGGCCCAGGAGTGGACCGCTGAAGCCGCAGACGGGTCGAGCACCGGTCTTCGAGGACGCTAACGGTCCCGGCTCGGCGGCAGTGGCGCGGTCGATCGGATCGAGGAGCGACGGTTCCCCCAGCAGTTCTGAGACGGATCATAGATGTATGCGGCGGTGTTGGGTACCCACGTGGGAGGAACGTGCTCTCGTGAGTAGTCTCGTCACGCCGTTCGTTCACGGACTCCTCTTGGCAGGCGGGCTCATCGTCGCCCTCGGCCCGCAGAACGTCTTCGTCTTCCAGCAGGGGACGCTCCAGCCGCGCCTGCGGGACGCCGCGCCGACCGTGGTCACGGCCGGCGTCGCGGACACGGTCCTCGTGGTGCTCGCGGTCTCCGGCGTCTCGCTGGTCGTGCTGCGGTACGGGTGGCTCCAGACCGTGCTGTTCGGCGTCGGGGTCGTGTTTCTCGTCTACGTCGGGTGGGCGATCCTGACCTCCCCACGGCTGGCGCTCGATCCCGAGAACACCACGTCCCTCGGACCGCGGCGACAGATCAGCTTCACGGCCGGGGTGTCGCTGCTCAACCCTCACGCGATACTGGACACGATCGGCGTGATCGG
This Salinigranum marinum DNA region includes the following protein-coding sequences:
- a CDS encoding NAD(P)H-dependent oxidoreductase, which produces MDVTDSEHIVALCGSQREGSYTRQALERTLSAAASSGATTDLVDLAALDLPVFDPDRPDAGDATELRRRVREADAIVLGTPMYHGSYSSVLKTALDYCGFDEFEGTVVGLLVVSGGGFPTPALEHLRSVSRALDAWVLPRQVAIPTAHDAFEDGCLTDEALAERVDALGADLVAYAGVESYPETTTACAVPTAD
- a CDS encoding helix-turn-helix domain-containing protein codes for the protein MSAETESRRHEIERRNESACPVVEAIEQVGTPWRMNVVHALEGGEKRFNDLKRATGARSKTLSDALDELVENDVVVRRVEEDAPVAVYYALTTKGEELLDALSGLDDWAQEWTAEAADGSSTGLRGR
- a CDS encoding LysE/ArgO family amino acid transporter, which translates into the protein MSSLVTPFVHGLLLAGGLIVALGPQNVFVFQQGTLQPRLRDAAPTVVTAGVADTVLVVLAVSGVSLVVLRYGWLQTVLFGVGVVFLVYVGWAILTSPRLALDPENTTSLGPRRQISFTAGVSLLNPHAILDTIGVIGTSALAYDDRGKAAFTAACLFVSWTWFVGLAVAGSKVSVEDGGRRWTRYVNPIAAAVVWLVALYMGWQFATAVGVV